A DNA window from Castanea sativa cultivar Marrone di Chiusa Pesio chromosome 7, ASM4071231v1 contains the following coding sequences:
- the LOC142642321 gene encoding uncharacterized protein LOC142642321 codes for MLVIFYMVVDLVGSAVIYGVGAPATGVSVEINVSYLDAAFADEEIEIEARVLRVGKAIGVVSVEFRKETGKIIAQGRHTFTFLSLVRCWPIPSLPPSFV; via the exons ATGCTGGTAATTTTTTACATGGTAGTGGACTTGGTTGGTTCGGCTGTGATATACGGTGTTGGAGCTCCAGCTACCGGAGTTTCGGTGGAGATTAATGTTTCATACTTGGATGCTGCTTTTGCTGAT GAGGAAATTGAGATTGAAGCTAGGGTCTTACGTGTTGGGAAGGCTATTGGTGTTGTCAGTGTTGAGTTCAGGAAGGAGACTGGCAAAATTATTGCTCAAGGCCGTCATACCTTTACCTTCCTGTCACTAGTAAGAT GTTGGCCAATTCCTTCACTGCCACCTTCATTTGTCTGA
- the LOC142644593 gene encoding putative E3 ubiquitin-protein ligase RHC1A has translation MSLTGRSRVTVNGIRRMRTFHYFWCQICRRTVRINSSTNPYETLCPYCFSELRLELDISRHRLVTAGHTALEPSPAVQSLDTLARLLDPSLLSSSSIRRPNTDFGRRLEWVSETEDDPVQQSWITLQFVAPPRPTRPISPPPNMSLQENNTSDFTFGNTLNEFIEGMALLNDWTGPPPARSLAIEALPMVKVTRRHLDNDPSCPICKEEFELGGEVREMPCKHFYHDDCIVPWLSNHNTCPVCRHEVLLQDTTSNNDLEDTNDHDGFRFGNVTNGLNWWWSQLYSLWPLRALSNWTHRFLYSEETSYPNGISWLTLMAYSIAFYICHYMC, from the exons ATGTCTTTGACTGGTCGTTCTCGTGTCACGGTTAATGGAATCCGAAGAATGAGAACCTTCCATTACTTCTGGTGTCAAATTTGTCGACGCACTGTAAGGATTAATTCCTCCACAAATCCGTATGAAACCTTATGTCCCTATTGTTTCAGTGAGTTACGTCTTGAGCTAGACATTTCCAGGCATAGGCTTGTCACTGCAGGACACACAGCCCTAGAGCCCTCCCCCGCTGTCCAGTCACTCGATACCTTGGCTCGTCTGCTGGACCCTTCATTGTTGTCGTCATCGTCTATAAGGCGTCCTAATACCGATTTTGGCAGGAGACTTGAATGGGTGTCAGAAACTGAAGATGATCCAGTTCAACAATCTTGGATCACCCTCCAATTTGTTGCACCACCTCGTCCAACAAGACCCATTTCTCCACCACCAAATATGTCTCTCCAAGAAAATAATACAAGTGATTTTACGTTTGGGAACACACTAAATGAGTTCATCGAAGGCATGGCACTGCTGAATGATTGGACCGGACCGCCTCCTGCACGCTCTTTGGCTATCGAAGCCTTGCCAATGGTGAAAGTCACAAGAAGGCATTTGGATAATGACCCAAGTTGCCCCATATGCAAGGAAGAGTTTGAGCTTGGTGGGGAGGTGAGAGAAATGCCATGCAAGCATTTCTATCATGATGATTGCATTGTCCCTTGGCTAAGCAACCACAACACTTGTCCTGTTTGCCGCCATGAAGTGCTATTGCAAGACACTACTTCTAACAACGATCTAGAAGACACAAATGATCATGACGGCTTTCGCTTTGGAAACGTGACAAACGGCCTCAACTGGTGGTGGAGTCAGCTGTATTCTTTGTGGCCTTTACGTGCACTGTCAAATTGGACACATCGCTTCCTTTATTCTGAAGAAACTAGTTATCCTAATG GTATCTCTTGGTTGACGCTCATGGCTTATTCTATTGCTTTCTATATATGTCACTACATGTGCTAA